In Cellulomonas sp. JZ18, the DNA window AGCGCCAGCAGCACGCCCACGGCCAGCCAGACGACGCGGTTGCCGACGAGCACGCGCGGCGTGAGGCTCGAGCGGCCGAGGAAGCGGCAGGACAGCAGGAACGCGACCTGGCCGAGCACCAGCACGGTGACCGCGGACGTCTGCGCGACGCCGTCGCCCGCGCCCAGCTGCTTCTCCGCGAGGTACACGGCGAGCGTCGCACCGCCGATCAGCAGCGACGCCGCGACGACCAGCACGAGCGCCCGGCGGGACAGCACAGGTTCGCGCGGGGAGCGCGGCGGGCGGTCCATGATCCCCGGCTCGGCCGGCTCGTAGGCGAGCGCGAGGGACAGCGTCACGGCCGTGACGAGGTTGACCCACAGGATCTGCACCGGCGAGAGCGGCAGGGCCAGCCCGAGCATCACCGCGACGAGGATGACAAGCGACTGCGCGCCGTTGGTCGGCAGCAGGAAGACGACGGACTTGCGGATGTTGTCGTAGATCCGCCGGCCCTCCTCGACGGCACGCTCGATGGTCGCGAAGTTGTCGTCGGCGAGGACGATCTCCGCCGCCTCCTTCGTCGCCTCCGTGCCCTTGATGCCCATCGCGATGCCGACGTCGGCGCGGGTGAGCGCGGGGGCGTCGTTGACGCCGTCGCCGGTCATCGCGACGACCTCGCCGTGGGACTGCAGCGCGCGGACGATGCGGATCTTGTGCTCCGGGCTCGTGCGCGCGTACACGTCGACGTCGCGGACCCGGGTGCGCAGCTCCTCCTGGCTCATCGCCTCGAGCTGGGCGCCGGTGAGCGCGTCCACCTGCTCCCCGGCCGGGACGATGCCGAGCTCGCGGGCGATCGCCACGGCGGTCCCGACGTGGTCGCCGGTGATCATCTTCACGGCGATGCCCGCGCGGTGGCACTCGGCGATGGCCGCGACCGCCTCGGGCCGGGGCGGGTCGACGATCCCGACGACGCCGAGCAGCACGAGACCGTCGGCGACGTCGTCGACCGCGACGTGCGCCGCGGGGGACGCGGCGTCGCGGTACGCCACCGCGAGGACGCGCAGCCCCTGGCCGCCGAGCGCGTCGACCGTCGCCTCCCAGTGCGCGACGTCGAGCGGCCCCGGCGCGCCGTCCGGGCCGCGCTGCGCGACGGCCCGCTCCAGCAGGCGGTCCGGGGCCCCGACGACGTGCAGGCGCAGCGCGCCGCCCGGCAGGCGGTCGAGGGTCGCCGAGAACTTGTTGGCCGACTCGAACGGCAGGGCGGCGAGCCGCTCGGCACCCTCCACGTCGGCCCCCGCCTTGAGCGCGAGCGTGCGCAGCGCACCCTCGGTGGGCTGGCCGACGACCCGCCAGTGACCGGCGTCGTCCGCGACCACGCGGGCGTCGTTGCACAGCGCCGCCGCCTCGACCAGCGCCCGCAGGTCGCCGTGCACGGCGAGGGGCGCGGCCGCCCCGTCGTCGCGCGTCACGCGGCCCGCCGGCTCGTAGCCCAGGCCCTCGACGTCGTAGGTGCCGGCGGCGGTGACGACCGTGCGCGCCGTCATCTCGTTGCGCGTGAGGGTGCCCGTCTTGTCCGAGCAGATGGTGGTGACCGACCCCAGCGCCTCGACCGCGGGCAGCTTGCGCGTGATCGCGTGGCGGCGCGCCATCTGCTGCACGCCGAGCGCGAGCGTCACCGTGACGAGCGCCGGCAGGCCCTCGGGCACGGCGGCCACGGCGAACCCGATCGCCGCGGAGATCAGCTCGGGCGGGTCCCAGGCGTGGATGACGCGCCCCACGACGAGCATGAGCGCCGCCATCGCGAGGATGCCGCGCGAGAGCAGCGTGCCGAGCCGCGTGAGCTGGCGCTTGAGCGGCGTCTCGGTGCGGTCGACGTCGGCGATGAGCGACTGGATGCGGCCGATCTCGGTGCCGCCCCCGGTGGCGGTGACGACGGCCACCGCGGTGCCGGCTGCGACGATGGTGCCGGAGAAGAGCATGCTCGAGCGGTCCCCGACACCGGCGTCGGCACCGACCGGCGCCACGTCCTTGGCGGCGGGCACGGACTCGCCGGTGAGCGCGGACTCGTCCACCTGCAGGCCGGTGGCCTCGAGCAGGCGCGCGTCGGCCGGCACCTTGTCGCCCGAGCGGACCCGCACCACGTCCCCGGGCACGAGCGCCTCCGCGTCGACGGCGGTCCAGGACCCGTCCCGCAGCGCGGTCGCCTCGAGCGAGAGCATCGTGCGGATGCCGTCGAGCGCCCGCTCCGCCTGCCCCTCCTGCACCATGCCGACCACGGCGTTCACGACCGCGACCACGAGGATCACGGTGAAGTCGACCCAGTCCCCGAGGAACGCCTTGAGCACGGCGGCCGCGAGCAGGATGTAGATGAGGACGTCGTCGAAGTGCCGCAGGAACCGCACGACCGGGTGGGGCCGCGGCGGCGTCGGCAGCCGGTTGGGCCCGTGCTCCCGCAGCCGGCGGGCGCTCTCGTCGTCCGTGAGCCCGCGGGGCCGCGCCCGCAGCGCCCGCAGCACCTCGTCGGGGGTCCCCGCCCACGGGGCCGGGGGCCCGGCGGGGCGGTGGTGGTGTCGGGGCTGGTCGCGCTCATGCCTCACCTCGGGTGCGCCGGACCGGACCCTGCCAGCGTGGCACCCGCGGACGCTCCTGTCCTGGGTCGGAGGTCCGGCCGGGGCCGGCGGGCGCTGCCCCGCACCGCGCGGGGGAGCTGCACGGGCGTGACCGGCGTCAGTCCGCGTAGCCCACGGACGCCCACAGGTGCGTCGCGGCCCACCCCCGCCACCCCGCCCACGCCAGACCCGCCGCAGCGACGTCGCGCGCGTGCGGCACCGCCAGCGCCCGGCGCAGCACCAGGTCGCCCGACGGGAAGGCGTCGCGGTCGCCGAGGGCCCGCAGCGCGACCACGTCCGCCGTCCACGGCCCGACACCGCGCAGCGCGAGCAGCGCGCGTCGCACCTGCCCCACGTCGGCG includes these proteins:
- a CDS encoding HAD-IC family P-type ATPase; amino-acid sequence: MRHERDQPRHHHRPAGPPAPWAGTPDEVLRALRARPRGLTDDESARRLREHGPNRLPTPPRPHPVVRFLRHFDDVLIYILLAAAVLKAFLGDWVDFTVILVVAVVNAVVGMVQEGQAERALDGIRTMLSLEATALRDGSWTAVDAEALVPGDVVRVRSGDKVPADARLLEATGLQVDESALTGESVPAAKDVAPVGADAGVGDRSSMLFSGTIVAAGTAVAVVTATGGGTEIGRIQSLIADVDRTETPLKRQLTRLGTLLSRGILAMAALMLVVGRVIHAWDPPELISAAIGFAVAAVPEGLPALVTVTLALGVQQMARRHAITRKLPAVEALGSVTTICSDKTGTLTRNEMTARTVVTAAGTYDVEGLGYEPAGRVTRDDGAAAPLAVHGDLRALVEAAALCNDARVVADDAGHWRVVGQPTEGALRTLALKAGADVEGAERLAALPFESANKFSATLDRLPGGALRLHVVGAPDRLLERAVAQRGPDGAPGPLDVAHWEATVDALGGQGLRVLAVAYRDAASPAAHVAVDDVADGLVLLGVVGIVDPPRPEAVAAIAECHRAGIAVKMITGDHVGTAVAIARELGIVPAGEQVDALTGAQLEAMSQEELRTRVRDVDVYARTSPEHKIRIVRALQSHGEVVAMTGDGVNDAPALTRADVGIAMGIKGTEATKEAAEIVLADDNFATIERAVEEGRRIYDNIRKSVVFLLPTNGAQSLVILVAVMLGLALPLSPVQILWVNLVTAVTLSLALAYEPAEPGIMDRPPRSPREPVLSRRALVLVVAASLLIGGATLAVYLAEKQLGAGDGVAQTSAVTVLVLGQVAFLLSCRFLGRSSLTPRVLVGNRVVWLAVGVLLALQLVFTYAPFMHGWFESAPIGLRDWGLAAGAAVVVLLLVEAVKALTRRTGR